From Bradyrhizobium erythrophlei:
GGATAGAACAGCGACAGGAACGATCCGCCGATCCCGGCGAGGAAGCCGCCGACCATGGTGGCGCGCAGCCTTATCGCCAGCACGGAATATCCCATCGCGCGCGCGGCGTCCGAACTCTCGCCGGCGGTGCGGATCAACAGGCCCCAGCGCGTGGTGCGAAACGCCCAGTACAGGATCGGCGCCAGCGCGACGCCGATCAGGAACAAGACGTTGATGCGCAGCGCCGCCCGGACCTGCGCGATATCGCTCCACCAGCCGAAATCGATCGCGGGCAGCCGCGGCGCCGTCGGTTCGATCAGCGGTTTGCCGAGATAGAAGGCGAGCCCCGTGCCGAACAGCATCAGCGCGATGCCCACCGCGATATCGTTGACCCGCGGCAGCGAGCAAATGCCGGCATGAAGCGCTCCCAGCAGCGAACCGGTGACGCCGGCGGCGAGCACGCCGAGCCAGGGCGATCCCGTGAGATAGGAGATGCCGTAGGCGCTCATCGCGCCCATCACCAGCGTGCCTTCGAGCCCGAGATTGATGCGCCCCGAGCGCTCGGTGATGCATTCGCCGAGGCTGACGAACAGAAACGGCGTGGAGACGCGGATGGCGCCGCCGAACACCGCGAGCGGGACGGTCCAGAGGCCGATCGTTCCATCCGCCATCTCAGGATTTTCCTTTCAGAAAGCCGATCCGTCCGTATAGCGCGTCGCTCGCCAGCACGAACACGAAGATGATCCCCTGCAGCACCTGCACCGAGGCGTCGGGCAAGCCGAGCCTGCGCTGCAATAGCCCGCCGCTGGCGCTGATGCCGCCGAGCAGGATGGCGACGGGAATGACGGCCAGCGGATTTTGCCGCGCCAGGAAGGCGACGAGGATGCCGGTGAACCCGTAACCGGCGGCGAGGTTGGCATTGGTGCGGCCTTGCACCGCGGCGACCTCGACCATGCCGGCGAGGCCGGCCGAGGCGCCGGCCAGGAAGCAGATGGTCAGTATCAGCCTGCCGACACCCAGGCCCACGATCTTGGCGGCGCGAATGTTGCCGCCGGCAACGCGCGCGGCGAAACCGAACACGGTGTGATAGATCAGGATATAGGCGGCGACGGCGGCGACAATGCCGAACACCAGTCCCCAATGCACGTCAGTGCCGGGGATCGAACCGATCATGTTGGCTGCGCCGATCTCGCGGGTCGAGGGCTTGTTGAGGCTGGCGGGGTCGCGCATCGCGCCCTCGACCAGATGATTGAGGATCGCCAGCGCGATGTAGACCAGCAGCAGGCTCGAGATCGTTTCATTGACGCCGCGGTACTGACGAAGCGCGCCGGCGAGCATGATCCACAGTCCGCCGCCGATCATGCCGGCGATGACCATGGCAAGCTGCACCACCAGCGGCGGCGCCCCCTGCACCAATAGTGCGGCACTGGTGGCCGAGAGCGCGCCGATCAGAAGCGCGCCTTCGCCGCCGATGATGACCATGCCGAGCTGCGCGGGCAGCGCCGTGCACAGCGCGGTCAGGATCAGGGGTGCTGCGCGGGTCAGCGTGTTCTGCCAGGAGAACCAGGTGCCGAACGCGCCCTGATACATGTAGAAATAGAGATCGAGCGGGTTCTTGCCGAATAGCGCCACGAATACGCCGAACACCCCGAGCGCGCCGACCAGCGCCGCGCCCGGAATGAGGATGTATTCGATGGTCCCGCCGTAGCGCTGCAGGAATCCGGGATCTGCGGCCGGAGAAATTGCAGCGGTTTCGACGGGATCCGCGACTTCTGATGTCACGAAGTCGCTCCGATCACGCCTTCCACCAGATAATCTATCTTTTCGAGTTCGGGATCCTTCTGGCCGCGGTCGGTTCCGGCCGCGATCACTGTCTTGCCCTTGTTGTCCAGGATCGGGCCCTTGAAGATCACGTAATCGCCGGCCGTGAGTTTGGCCTTGATGTCGTCGGCATGCTTGCGCGCTTCCGCCGAGACCGCTTCGCCGTAGGGCGAGACCTTGACGATCTCTTCCTTGAGACCGCCGCGGTAGAAATTCGGGATTTC
This genomic window contains:
- a CDS encoding ABC transporter permease, which codes for MADGTIGLWTVPLAVFGGAIRVSTPFLFVSLGECITERSGRINLGLEGTLVMGAMSAYGISYLTGSPWLGVLAAGVTGSLLGALHAGICSLPRVNDIAVGIALMLFGTGLAFYLGKPLIEPTAPRLPAIDFGWWSDIAQVRAALRINVLFLIGVALAPILYWAFRTTRWGLLIRTAGESSDAARAMGYSVLAIRLRATMVGGFLAGIGGSFLSLFYPGSWNEGLSSGQGITAVALVIFARWDPMLCLWASLAFGGAAALGPALQSVGVTSGYHLFNAAPYILTLAIMIVTCSPKRTLTGAPAELSITR
- a CDS encoding ABC transporter permease codes for the protein MTSEVADPVETAAISPAADPGFLQRYGGTIEYILIPGAALVGALGVFGVFVALFGKNPLDLYFYMYQGAFGTWFSWQNTLTRAAPLILTALCTALPAQLGMVIIGGEGALLIGALSATSAALLVQGAPPLVVQLAMVIAGMIGGGLWIMLAGALRQYRGVNETISSLLLVYIALAILNHLVEGAMRDPASLNKPSTREIGAANMIGSIPGTDVHWGLVFGIVAAVAAYILIYHTVFGFAARVAGGNIRAAKIVGLGVGRLILTICFLAGASAGLAGMVEVAAVQGRTNANLAAGYGFTGILVAFLARQNPLAVIPVAILLGGISASGGLLQRRLGLPDASVQVLQGIIFVFVLASDALYGRIGFLKGKS